In one window of Streptomyces griseus subsp. griseus DNA:
- a CDS encoding PP2C family protein-serine/threonine phosphatase, producing MNRRPDIETAVRAAAPHALLTTLRTLLADAYGALAVELHLADYGLRVLKRLDHPDGEEEPLSLHNSAEGRAFGSQEPREQQVRHGDAVDHYLPVTVRGERLGILTVRLPAARSTPDMVGELTHVADLLGHEILVAERDTDVYQRARRTTRLTLAAEMQWQLLPARACTAAEFAIGAQLEPAYSIHGDNFDWAADAEELTLAVTNGMGEGIQASLLTNLAVNALRNARRAGIGIADQAALADQALYDQHRGASHVSTLLLRFELATGRVGVVDAGSPQLWLQRGRTVRRMELDAQLPLGMFEESHYTVQEFHVEPGDRLLLLSDGVYEAVSPAGETYGEKALARAIQSTRLLPAATVPRAILGELAEYRVTETLDDALVVCLDWFGRQADDGDG from the coding sequence GTGAACAGAAGACCGGACATCGAGACGGCCGTCAGGGCCGCCGCTCCGCACGCGCTGCTGACCACGCTGCGCACCCTGCTCGCCGACGCCTACGGGGCGCTGGCGGTGGAGCTGCATCTCGCCGACTACGGTCTGAGGGTCCTCAAGCGCCTCGACCACCCGGACGGCGAGGAGGAGCCGCTCTCCCTGCACAACAGCGCGGAGGGCCGGGCCTTCGGCAGCCAGGAGCCCCGCGAGCAGCAGGTCCGGCACGGCGACGCGGTCGACCACTACCTCCCGGTGACGGTGCGCGGCGAGCGCCTCGGCATCCTCACCGTCCGGCTGCCCGCCGCCCGGTCGACCCCGGACATGGTGGGCGAGCTGACCCATGTGGCCGATCTGCTGGGCCACGAGATCCTGGTCGCCGAACGGGACACCGACGTCTACCAGCGCGCCCGGCGCACCACCCGGCTCACGCTGGCCGCCGAGATGCAGTGGCAACTGCTGCCCGCCCGGGCCTGCACCGCCGCCGAGTTCGCCATCGGAGCCCAGTTGGAGCCGGCGTACTCGATACACGGCGACAACTTCGACTGGGCGGCCGACGCCGAAGAGCTCACGCTCGCGGTGACCAACGGCATGGGCGAGGGCATACAGGCCTCGCTGCTGACCAACCTCGCGGTGAACGCCCTGCGCAACGCCCGCCGGGCCGGCATCGGCATCGCGGACCAGGCGGCCCTGGCCGACCAGGCGCTGTACGACCAGCACCGGGGTGCCTCGCACGTCTCCACGCTGCTGCTCCGCTTCGAGCTGGCGACCGGCCGGGTCGGTGTCGTCGACGCCGGATCGCCGCAGCTGTGGCTCCAGCGCGGCCGCACGGTCCGGCGCATGGAGCTGGACGCGCAGCTCCCGCTGGGCATGTTCGAGGAGTCGCACTACACGGTCCAGGAGTTCCATGTGGAGCCCGGCGACCGGCTGCTGCTGCTCAGCGACGGCGTGTACGAGGCGGTGTCCCCGGCGGGGGAGACGTACGGGGAGAAGGCGCTGGCCCGGGCCATCCAGTCGACGCGGCTGCTTCCGGCCGCTACCGTGCCGCGCGCCATCCTCGGCGAGTTGGCCGAATACCGCGTCACGGAGACACTCGACGACGCGTTGGTGGTCTGCCTGGACTGGTTCGGCCGCCAGGCCGACGACGGCGACGGCTGA
- a CDS encoding ATP-binding protein, whose product MNKEVTSPPEDPDQGLRSPEVLLSAEVFDGEPGCIALARALADRFLTRLAVECLAPISEHTRSDLMLAVSELVTNADRYSHGPYLLELEGNAQTMSVTVYDSSTAMPVLYGPDPSRLGGHGMEIVVALCDRLTAERVPVGKRIRAEFQLST is encoded by the coding sequence ATGAACAAAGAGGTCACCTCACCACCGGAGGACCCCGACCAGGGTCTGCGGTCTCCTGAGGTACTGCTCAGCGCCGAGGTCTTCGACGGCGAACCGGGCTGCATCGCGCTCGCCCGCGCCCTGGCGGACCGTTTCCTCACGCGACTCGCGGTGGAGTGCCTGGCCCCGATCAGTGAGCACACCCGCAGCGATCTGATGCTGGCCGTCAGCGAGCTGGTCACCAACGCCGACCGCTACAGCCACGGTCCGTACCTCCTGGAGCTGGAGGGCAACGCACAGACCATGAGCGTCACGGTGTACGACAGCAGTACGGCGATGCCCGTGCTCTACGGCCCCGACCCGTCCCGGCTGGGCGGGCACGGCATGGAGATCGTGGTGGCCCTGTGCGACCGGCTCACGGCCGAGCGGGTGCCGGTCGGCAAGCGGATTCGTGCGGAGTTCCAGCTCTCCACCTGA
- a CDS encoding response regulator codes for MNSPVQPIEVLLVEDDPGDELMTREAFEDNKIRNTLHVVRDGQEALDFLYRRGEYTDAPRPDLVLLDLNLPKYDGRQVLEQIKGDPELALIPVVVLTTSSAEEDILRSYKLHANAYVTKPVDLDQFIAAVRQIDEFFVTVVRLPGRA; via the coding sequence GTGAACAGCCCCGTACAGCCCATCGAGGTCCTTCTGGTCGAGGACGATCCCGGCGACGAGCTCATGACCCGTGAGGCGTTCGAGGACAACAAGATCCGCAACACCCTCCACGTCGTGCGCGACGGCCAGGAGGCGCTGGACTTCCTCTACCGGCGCGGCGAGTACACCGACGCGCCCCGCCCCGACCTGGTGCTCCTCGACCTGAACCTGCCCAAGTACGACGGGCGGCAGGTCCTGGAGCAGATCAAGGGCGACCCCGAGCTCGCGCTCATCCCGGTGGTCGTCCTCACCACCTCCTCGGCCGAGGAGGACATCCTGCGCAGCTACAAGCTGCACGCCAACGCCTATGTGACCAAGCCGGTGGACCTGGATCAGTTCATCGCGGCGGTGCGGCAGATCGACGAATTCTTCGTGACGGTGGTACGGCTGCCCGGTCGTGCGTAG
- a CDS encoding sensor histidine kinase, with protein MSTEQSTRTDTRKAPARSGAAARLTVQNWVHLILAGFILVVCGCLVVGGLVLARMSDHTTDLVDRIQPARSVSFQLQNALLDQETGVRGFALTGDDSFLEPYEAGQAAERERLARARQLIGGQKRFADDLDAIETAARQWREGKAEPLLKLVREQGPNEAGASAQLQSSKAGFDALRRAYGAQQDHLSEARDTVRADLNDARTTRDQVLFALVAVFILTVVALSVLLHRVVGIPLNRLRTASDRVRTGAFALRIEAKGPSDVQAVAEAVEDMRQRLVDELDAAQGREALLAAQTQELRRSNSELEQFAYVASHDLQEPLRKVASFCQLLEKRYGKELDDRGKQYIAFAVDGAKRMQVLINDLLTFSRVGRVHDSWKPVDLGRSLDRALGNLTVAIEESGTVVERPEELPELLGDGTALTMVWQNLIGNAVKFRRPDVECRITVTCEREDESWHLTVADNGIGIAPEFADKVFVIFQRLHARDEYDGTGIGLALCRKIVEFHGGRIWLDAQPDEGTRIHFTLPAAPEAPQHTTAEFPAPALTASQPGDPS; from the coding sequence ATGAGCACGGAACAGTCCACGCGTACGGACACGAGGAAGGCCCCGGCACGCTCCGGAGCGGCCGCCCGGCTCACGGTGCAGAACTGGGTGCACCTGATCCTCGCCGGCTTCATCCTGGTCGTCTGCGGCTGCCTCGTCGTCGGCGGGCTGGTGCTGGCCCGGATGTCCGACCACACCACCGATCTGGTCGACCGAATACAGCCCGCGCGATCGGTCTCCTTCCAGTTGCAGAACGCGCTGCTGGACCAGGAGACCGGGGTCCGCGGTTTCGCCCTGACCGGCGACGACTCGTTCCTCGAACCGTACGAGGCCGGCCAGGCCGCCGAGCGGGAGCGGCTGGCCCGCGCCCGGCAGCTGATCGGCGGACAGAAGCGGTTCGCCGACGATCTCGACGCGATCGAGACCGCCGCACGGCAGTGGCGTGAGGGCAAGGCCGAGCCGCTGCTGAAGCTGGTCCGTGAGCAGGGGCCGAACGAGGCCGGCGCCTCGGCGCAGCTACAGAGCAGCAAGGCGGGTTTCGACGCGTTGCGGCGGGCCTACGGCGCCCAGCAGGACCACCTCTCCGAGGCCCGGGACACCGTGCGGGCCGACCTGAACGACGCCCGCACCACCCGAGACCAGGTGCTGTTCGCCCTGGTGGCCGTCTTCATCCTGACCGTGGTGGCGCTCAGCGTGCTGCTCCACCGGGTGGTGGGCATTCCGCTGAACCGGCTGCGCACCGCCTCGGACCGCGTACGGACGGGCGCCTTCGCCCTGCGGATCGAGGCGAAGGGACCCTCCGACGTCCAGGCCGTGGCCGAGGCCGTGGAGGACATGCGGCAGCGGCTGGTCGACGAGCTGGACGCGGCGCAGGGCCGTGAGGCGTTGCTCGCCGCGCAGACGCAGGAGCTGCGCCGCTCCAACTCCGAGCTGGAGCAGTTCGCGTACGTCGCCTCGCACGACCTCCAGGAGCCGCTGCGCAAGGTCGCCTCCTTCTGCCAGCTGCTGGAGAAGCGGTACGGCAAGGAGCTGGACGACCGGGGCAAGCAGTACATCGCCTTCGCGGTGGACGGCGCCAAGCGGATGCAGGTGCTCATCAACGACCTGCTGACCTTCTCGCGGGTGGGCCGGGTCCACGACAGCTGGAAGCCGGTCGATCTGGGCCGCTCCCTGGACCGCGCGCTGGGCAACCTGACCGTGGCGATCGAGGAGTCCGGGACCGTGGTCGAGCGGCCCGAGGAGCTGCCCGAACTGCTGGGCGACGGTACGGCGCTCACGATGGTCTGGCAGAACCTCATCGGCAACGCGGTCAAGTTCCGCCGGCCGGACGTCGAGTGCCGCATCACCGTCACCTGCGAGCGCGAGGACGAGAGCTGGCACCTGACCGTCGCGGACAACGGGATCGGGATCGCGCCGGAGTTCGCGGACAAGGTTTTCGTGATCTTCCAGCGGCTGCACGCGCGCGACGAGTACGACGGAACGGGCATCGGTCTGGCGCTCTGCCGGAAGATCGTAGAATTCCACGGTGGCCGGATCTGGCTGGACGCCCAGCCGGATGAGGGCACCCGCATACACTTCACCCTGCCTGCAGCGCCGGAGGCACCTCAGCACACCACGGCGGAGTTCCCCGCTCCGGCCCTGACCGCCAGCCAGCCGGGAGACCCTTCGTGA
- a CDS encoding PP2C family protein-serine/threonine phosphatase, protein MGMSLKPVGTVGIPAQQDITGDPSPSSLLWSVDATILLVEDDAGDALLVEEMLTDSELDFALTWRKTLSEARAFLRTCTTPVCVLLDLHLPDVHGLDAVRQILESDSDAAIVVLTGLDESGTGLRAVAGGAQDYLVKGRLDPEVLSRAIRYALQRKAVERAAAALRSNQLIAQENARLERGLLPVPLLRDDRFQARARYEPGRVHGLLSGDFYDVVQTADGAVHAVIGDVSGHGAAEAALGVCLRVAWRTAVLCGTPHLEQIELLEEILVAERSDSHVFATMTSLSFAPDGRSVQIVRAGHPGLLLRRGEEVHWVEPEGGMALGLLPGMGRWHTVDLPLAPGDGLVLFTDGLFEGRTGPDSRLGEEGLLEMARAHGRLPGRRFVDALVGGAAEGAAPYGGLADDVAVLHLGWGSELS, encoded by the coding sequence ATGGGCATGTCTCTGAAACCTGTGGGCACCGTCGGCATCCCCGCCCAGCAGGACATCACCGGCGACCCCTCCCCCAGCAGCCTCCTGTGGAGCGTCGACGCCACCATCCTCCTGGTGGAGGACGACGCGGGCGACGCGCTGCTGGTCGAGGAGATGCTCACCGACAGCGAGCTGGACTTCGCCCTCACGTGGCGCAAGACCCTCTCCGAGGCCCGCGCTTTCCTGCGCACCTGCACCACCCCCGTCTGTGTGCTCCTGGACCTGCACCTCCCGGACGTCCACGGCCTGGACGCCGTACGCCAGATCCTGGAGTCCGACAGCGACGCCGCGATCGTCGTGCTGACCGGTCTCGACGAGTCCGGCACCGGGCTGCGCGCGGTCGCCGGTGGCGCCCAGGACTACCTGGTCAAGGGGCGGCTGGACCCCGAGGTGCTCTCCCGGGCGATCCGCTACGCCCTTCAGCGCAAGGCGGTGGAGCGGGCGGCCGCCGCACTGCGGTCCAATCAGCTGATCGCCCAGGAAAACGCCCGGCTGGAGCGCGGCCTGCTGCCCGTGCCGCTGCTGCGGGACGACCGGTTCCAGGCGCGCGCCCGGTACGAGCCGGGGCGCGTCCACGGGCTGCTGAGCGGTGACTTCTACGACGTCGTGCAGACCGCCGACGGCGCGGTCCACGCGGTGATCGGCGATGTCTCGGGGCACGGTGCGGCGGAGGCCGCGCTGGGTGTCTGTCTGCGGGTGGCGTGGCGGACCGCCGTGCTGTGCGGCACCCCGCACCTGGAGCAGATCGAGCTGCTGGAGGAGATCCTGGTCGCCGAGCGCTCGGACTCGCATGTCTTCGCCACGATGACCTCCCTGTCCTTCGCACCCGACGGACGGAGTGTGCAGATCGTCCGGGCGGGCCACCCGGGCCTGCTGCTGCGCCGGGGCGAGGAGGTCCACTGGGTGGAGCCGGAGGGCGGTATGGCGCTCGGGCTGCTGCCCGGGATGGGCCGGTGGCACACGGTCGACCTGCCGCTGGCACCCGGTGACGGTCTCGTACTCTTCACCGACGGACTCTTCGAAGGGCGCACCGGCCCCGACAGCCGCCTCGGTGAGGAAGGGCTGCTGGAGATGGCGCGGGCGCACGGGCGGCTGCCTGGCCGAAGATTCGTCGACGCGCTGGTGGGCGGAGCCGCCGAGGGAGCCGCCCCCTACGGCGGTCTTGCGGACGATGTGGCCGTCCTGCATCTGGGCTGGGGATCGGAACTTTCATGA
- a CDS encoding RNA polymerase sigma factor SigF: MTAMSVRATGATAPLSDDLVGARTDVGAEELPWVEDAGKVAPKDARALSKVFFDRLQVLEEGTHEYQYARNTLIEMNLSLVRFAASRFRNRGGDDTEDIIQVGTIGLIKAIDRFDLSREVEFATFAVPYIVGEIKRFFRDTTWSVHVPRRLQELRVDLAKAKEQLSAELDRDPTVKELAAHLDLPEEEIIEGLVAANGYSAGSLDTPSADSDSGQEQRAYADVLGEPDPAMETVENLHTLAPLLEQLDDRERRIVQMRFGAEMTQAQIGAELGVSQMHVSRLLTRIVKQLRKGMSVEA, from the coding sequence ATGACGGCGATGTCTGTGCGAGCCACCGGAGCGACGGCGCCTCTGAGCGACGACCTGGTCGGCGCGCGGACCGACGTCGGCGCCGAGGAACTGCCCTGGGTCGAGGACGCCGGAAAGGTCGCCCCCAAGGACGCGCGGGCCCTGTCCAAGGTCTTCTTCGACCGCCTCCAGGTTCTGGAGGAGGGCACCCACGAGTACCAGTACGCCCGCAACACCCTGATCGAGATGAACCTCTCGCTGGTCCGCTTCGCCGCGTCCCGGTTCCGCAACCGCGGTGGCGATGACACCGAGGACATCATCCAGGTCGGCACGATCGGGCTGATCAAGGCGATCGACCGCTTCGACCTGTCGCGCGAGGTCGAGTTCGCGACCTTCGCCGTCCCTTACATCGTGGGCGAGATCAAGCGCTTCTTCCGGGACACCACCTGGTCCGTGCACGTCCCGCGCCGCCTCCAGGAGCTGCGGGTCGACCTCGCCAAGGCGAAGGAGCAGCTCTCCGCCGAGCTGGACCGCGACCCCACGGTCAAGGAGCTCGCCGCCCACCTCGACCTGCCGGAGGAGGAGATCATCGAGGGGCTGGTGGCCGCCAACGGCTACTCCGCCGGCTCCCTCGACACCCCCTCGGCCGACAGCGACTCCGGGCAGGAGCAGCGCGCGTACGCCGATGTGCTCGGCGAGCCCGACCCGGCCATGGAGACCGTGGAGAACCTGCACACCCTGGCACCGCTGCTGGAACAGCTGGACGACCGGGAGCGCCGGATCGTGCAGATGCGGTTCGGGGCCGAGATGACCCAGGCGCAGATCGGCGCGGAGCTGGGTGTCTCCCAGATGCATGTGTCGCGACTGCTGACCCGGATCGTCAAGCAGCTGCGCAAGGGCATGAGCGTCGAGGCGTGA
- a CDS encoding SDR family NAD(P)-dependent oxidoreductase: MTVTEDSPELAPGIDEFGPGIDPERLAVCLSVLDELDRIEVDHPDAIAVRRATAGIYRTVKQRRRQERRAAKTAHDRAVTEATATGSAERIDDETQGVLPSSSAQAEIAGILQRPRSCYICKTRYVEVDAFYHQLCRPCAQENRARRDARTDLTGRRALLTGGRAKIGMYIALRLLRDGAHTTITTRFPNDAIRRFKAMEDSDEWIHRLKIVGIDLRDPAQVVALADSVAAEGPLDILINNAAQTVRRSPGAYSELVAAESAPLPTGELPAAEVIGTFGSGTVDRVAALPAARKEGLSAQEVTDLALVTGSASPARIAAGTAIDAGGLVPDLHDTNSWVQTVEDVEPIELLEVQLCNSTAPFILISRLRPAMAATAAKHAYVVNVSAMEGVFSRGYKGAGHPHTNMAKAALNMLTRTSAQEMFEKDGILMTAVDTGWITDERPHPDKMRLAEEGFHAPLDLVDGAARVYDPIVRGEGGEALYGCFLKDYAPANW, encoded by the coding sequence ATGACGGTGACAGAGGACAGCCCGGAGCTCGCTCCCGGAATCGACGAGTTCGGTCCCGGTATCGACCCGGAGCGGCTGGCCGTCTGCCTGAGCGTGCTGGACGAACTCGACCGCATCGAGGTCGACCACCCGGACGCCATCGCCGTACGCCGGGCCACCGCCGGGATCTACCGCACGGTGAAGCAGCGCCGCCGCCAGGAGCGCCGCGCCGCCAAGACCGCCCATGACCGGGCCGTCACCGAGGCGACCGCGACCGGCTCGGCCGAGCGCATCGACGACGAGACCCAGGGCGTCCTGCCCTCCTCCTCCGCGCAGGCCGAGATCGCGGGGATACTCCAGCGCCCCCGCTCCTGCTACATCTGCAAGACCCGGTACGTCGAGGTGGACGCGTTCTACCACCAGCTCTGCCGGCCCTGCGCCCAGGAGAACCGCGCCCGCCGCGACGCCCGCACCGACCTCACCGGACGCCGGGCACTGCTCACCGGCGGCCGGGCGAAGATCGGCATGTACATCGCGCTGCGCCTCCTGCGCGACGGGGCGCACACCACCATCACCACCCGCTTCCCCAACGACGCGATCCGCCGCTTCAAGGCGATGGAGGACAGCGACGAGTGGATCCACCGGCTGAAGATCGTCGGCATCGACCTCCGTGACCCGGCCCAGGTCGTCGCGCTGGCCGACTCCGTCGCCGCCGAGGGCCCGCTGGACATCCTGATCAACAACGCGGCCCAGACGGTGCGCCGTTCACCGGGGGCCTACAGTGAGCTCGTGGCCGCCGAGTCCGCACCGCTGCCGACGGGCGAGCTGCCCGCCGCCGAGGTCATCGGCACCTTCGGCAGCGGCACGGTCGACCGGGTGGCCGCCCTGCCCGCCGCCCGCAAGGAAGGCCTCAGCGCCCAGGAGGTCACCGACCTCGCGCTGGTCACCGGCTCCGCCTCCCCGGCCCGGATCGCCGCGGGCACCGCGATCGACGCGGGCGGGCTCGTCCCCGACCTGCACGACACCAACAGCTGGGTCCAGACGGTGGAGGACGTGGAGCCGATCGAGTTGCTGGAGGTCCAGCTCTGCAACTCCACCGCGCCGTTCATCCTGATCAGCCGGCTCCGCCCGGCGATGGCCGCGACCGCCGCGAAGCACGCGTACGTGGTCAACGTCTCCGCGATGGAAGGCGTCTTCAGCCGGGGTTACAAGGGTGCGGGCCACCCGCACACCAACATGGCCAAGGCCGCGCTCAACATGCTCACGCGCACCAGCGCCCAGGAGATGTTCGAGAAGGACGGCATCCTGATGACGGCCGTGGACACCGGCTGGATCACGGACGAGCGGCCGCACCCGGACAAGATGCGGCTGGCCGAGGAGGGTTTCCACGCCCCGCTGGACCTCGTCGACGGCGCGGCCCGGGTCTACGACCCGATCGTGCGCGGCGAGGGCGGCGAGGCGCTCTACGGCTGCTTCCTCAAGGACTACGCTCCCGCGAACTGGTAG
- a CDS encoding DUF1990 family protein, translating to MSTLTYPEVGATRLGPLPRGYHHLHHRTQVGRGPDDFAAAGAAVTEWRMHRASGAGIEASAARAEPGASVRVSLGVGPLRLGVPCEVIWTAYGEEGRTGFGYGTLTGHPENGEECFVVDLADDGTVWFTVMAFSRPAVWYARLAGPLVPPVQRWYARRLGRTLRRLVAAG from the coding sequence ATGAGCACGCTCACCTACCCCGAGGTCGGCGCCACCCGCCTCGGCCCGCTCCCCCGGGGCTACCACCACCTGCACCACCGCACACAGGTCGGCCGGGGCCCGGACGACTTCGCGGCGGCGGGCGCGGCGGTGACCGAGTGGCGGATGCACCGCGCCTCGGGAGCCGGGATCGAGGCCTCGGCCGCACGCGCGGAGCCCGGAGCCTCCGTACGGGTGTCGCTCGGCGTGGGGCCGCTGCGCCTGGGCGTCCCGTGCGAGGTGATCTGGACGGCGTACGGGGAGGAGGGCCGCACCGGGTTCGGCTACGGCACCCTCACCGGCCATCCGGAGAACGGTGAGGAGTGCTTCGTCGTCGACCTGGCGGACGACGGCACGGTCTGGTTCACGGTCATGGCGTTCTCACGCCCCGCCGTCTGGTACGCACGGCTCGCTGGGCCGCTCGTGCCCCCCGTGCAGCGCTGGTACGCGCGCCGCCTGGGCCGGACGCTGCGTCGGCTCGTCGCGGCGGGCTGA
- a CDS encoding YndJ family protein, whose protein sequence is MTVLVDVIVMLGMLLVVPAGLRLTGLRELDGIRRLWPLFAVPGAVALWLPRGPAATALASCYALGTVLLALHGARRAVRDRDLSPAGIALLTALVTPAVAGLALVAERWGHQLFGFELGILALTVPHFHFAGFAAALVAGLVCQVTEGPAGRFAALSVPLGTLLVLVGYFIGDWAELAGAVVLTAGMWTVGLLTWRLGREEGRDRATRLLLLISAGVLVATMLLALSWAVGEATGLPHPTLTWMAATHGLGNALGFALCALLAWRRIRTTTHSESRTA, encoded by the coding sequence GTGACCGTACTGGTCGATGTGATCGTGATGCTGGGCATGCTCCTGGTCGTCCCGGCCGGGCTACGGCTGACCGGGCTGCGGGAGCTGGACGGGATCCGGAGGCTCTGGCCCCTCTTCGCCGTGCCCGGTGCGGTGGCCCTATGGCTGCCGCGCGGCCCTGCCGCCACCGCGCTCGCCTCGTGCTACGCACTGGGAACCGTCCTCCTCGCCCTGCACGGCGCCCGCCGGGCGGTGCGGGACCGGGACCTCTCCCCCGCCGGGATCGCCCTGCTCACCGCGCTCGTCACCCCGGCCGTCGCCGGGCTCGCCCTGGTGGCGGAGCGGTGGGGCCACCAGCTGTTCGGCTTCGAGCTGGGCATCCTCGCCCTGACCGTGCCGCACTTCCACTTCGCCGGATTCGCCGCCGCCCTGGTAGCCGGGCTCGTCTGCCAGGTCACCGAGGGCCCCGCGGGCCGGTTCGCCGCCCTCAGCGTGCCGCTGGGCACCCTGCTCGTCCTCGTCGGCTACTTCATCGGGGACTGGGCCGAACTGGCCGGGGCCGTGGTCCTGACAGCCGGCATGTGGACCGTCGGCCTGCTCACCTGGCGCCTGGGGCGCGAGGAGGGCCGGGACCGGGCGACCCGGCTGCTGCTCCTCATCTCGGCCGGCGTCCTGGTGGCGACCATGCTCCTCGCCCTGAGCTGGGCCGTCGGCGAGGCGACCGGACTGCCCCACCCCACCCTGACCTGGATGGCCGCCACCCATGGCCTCGGCAACGCCCTGGGCTTCGCCCTGTGCGCACTCCTCGCCTGGCGGCGCATCCGCACCACCACCCACTCCGAAAGCAGGACCGCATGA
- a CDS encoding DUF6777 domain-containing protein — protein MRSPRRFRRAVLAALAAGVLLAAAGCDSAADRTTKGTTGTADAEDVLLQPLGEPGPGPFTKPTARPAPSPSVTRSPQEGDGSAPRAVHRVSGAVPGLYGGVRSEASCDVAQQARLLTADQDKARAFAEKAGIEAVQIPGYLRSLTPVVLRADTQVTNHGYSSGSATAFQAVLQAGTAVLVDGKGLPKVRCACGNPLDRPVVAKGQVAHRGERWAGYDPARILAVDPSPRPASSLIIVDTADNAWIERAVGDDVARDRDPEDPPPFEPSEDLLFPSPARPTDPGPTETAPSAPAEPEGSPCPDPSGDPAELPPGCPPPMEPDPGTEAPDDFDGAPTDEPWEMEEDGSGVVPEPTQVFPGDPDGLDEPADDRVPEPFAG, from the coding sequence GTGCGCTCACCCCGACGTTTCCGACGCGCTGTGCTCGCCGCACTGGCCGCCGGGGTCCTGCTCGCCGCCGCCGGCTGCGACAGCGCCGCCGACCGCACCACGAAGGGCACCACCGGCACCGCGGATGCCGAGGACGTCCTCCTTCAGCCGCTCGGCGAGCCCGGCCCCGGCCCCTTCACGAAGCCGACGGCACGGCCGGCGCCCTCGCCGTCGGTCACCCGTTCGCCGCAGGAGGGCGACGGCTCCGCCCCCCGGGCGGTCCACCGCGTCTCGGGTGCCGTTCCCGGGCTCTACGGCGGCGTCCGGTCCGAGGCGTCCTGCGATGTGGCGCAGCAGGCCCGCCTGCTCACCGCGGACCAGGACAAGGCGCGTGCCTTCGCGGAGAAGGCGGGCATCGAGGCCGTGCAGATCCCGGGCTATCTGCGCTCGCTCACCCCGGTGGTGCTGCGCGCCGACACCCAGGTCACCAACCACGGCTACAGCTCCGGCTCCGCCACCGCCTTCCAGGCCGTGCTCCAGGCGGGCACCGCCGTCCTGGTCGACGGCAAGGGGCTGCCGAAGGTCCGCTGCGCCTGCGGCAACCCGCTGGACCGGCCCGTGGTCGCGAAGGGTCAGGTCGCCCACCGGGGCGAGCGCTGGGCCGGGTACGACCCCGCACGGATCCTGGCGGTCGACCCGAGCCCGCGGCCGGCGAGCAGCCTGATCATCGTGGACACCGCCGACAACGCCTGGATCGAACGGGCCGTCGGCGACGACGTCGCGCGCGACCGCGACCCGGAGGACCCGCCGCCCTTCGAGCCGAGCGAGGACCTGCTCTTCCCGTCCCCGGCCCGTCCCACCGATCCTGGACCCACGGAGACCGCCCCGTCGGCCCCCGCCGAGCCGGAGGGCTCGCCGTGCCCGGACCCCTCGGGCGACCCCGCCGAGCTGCCTCCCGGCTGCCCGCCGCCCATGGAGCCCGACCCCGGTACCGAGGCGCCGGACGACTTCGACGGCGCGCCGACCGACGAGCCCTGGGAGATGGAGGAGGACGGGTCCGGCGTGGTGCCGGAGCCGACCCAGGTCTTCCCGGGTGACCCCGACGGTCTCGACGAGCCGGCGGACGACCGCGTTCCGGAGCCGTTCGCCGGCTGA